A region of Pseudarthrobacter sp. NIBRBAC000502770 DNA encodes the following proteins:
- a CDS encoding response regulator transcription factor codes for MASPHPMTNNLPQLTHPDGSPIRALVVDDEPSLSELMSMGLRMAGWSVAVAADGPTAVKLAKDFHPDVLVLDVMLPGFDGVELLGRIRAFAPEVPALFLTAKDDVQDRIVGLAAGGDDYVTKPFSMEEVLLRLHRLVQRSGVAAMDTAELVVGDLVLNVDTREVTRAGDDIQLTATQFELLRYLMENPKRVVSKAQILDHVWDYDFGGQANIVELYISYLRKKIEASHPPMIHTVRGAGYVIKPAD; via the coding sequence ATGGCATCCCCGCACCCCATGACCAACAACCTTCCCCAGCTCACCCATCCGGATGGTTCCCCCATCCGCGCCCTGGTGGTCGATGACGAGCCCAGCCTGTCCGAACTGATGAGCATGGGCCTGCGAATGGCCGGCTGGTCGGTGGCCGTCGCCGCTGACGGACCCACGGCGGTCAAGCTCGCCAAGGACTTCCACCCGGACGTGCTTGTGCTCGATGTGATGCTGCCGGGGTTCGACGGCGTGGAGCTGCTGGGCAGGATCCGCGCCTTCGCGCCGGAGGTGCCGGCGCTGTTCCTGACGGCCAAGGATGATGTCCAGGACCGCATCGTGGGGCTGGCCGCCGGCGGGGACGACTACGTCACCAAACCCTTCAGCATGGAGGAGGTCCTGCTCCGCCTGCACCGGCTGGTACAGCGTTCCGGGGTGGCCGCGATGGACACCGCCGAGCTGGTGGTGGGCGATCTTGTCCTCAACGTGGACACCCGGGAAGTCACCCGCGCCGGGGACGACATCCAGTTGACGGCCACCCAGTTCGAGCTCCTCCGCTACCTGATGGAAAACCCGAAGCGCGTGGTCAGCAAGGCCCAGATCCTGGACCATGTGTGGGATTACGATTTCGGCGGGCAGGCCAACATCGTGGAACTGTACATCTCCTACCTGCGCAAGAAGATCGAAGCGAGCCACCCGCCGATGATCCACACCGTGCGCGGCGCGGGCTATGTCATCAAGCCTGCAGACTAG
- a CDS encoding bifunctional glycosyltransferase family 2/GtrA family protein, with protein sequence MTLTDSTSGTLQDAAVAPPGLPSGGRAVRRAPVDTRTAVPVLDVTIPVFNEERDLEECLRRLHGHLLDTFPHTFRITVADNASTDGTLKIAERLAREFPEVTVVHLDEKGRGNALRKVWLASPSPVLAYMDVDLSTDLAALPPLLAPLISGHSDLAIGTRLTRNSRVVRGPKREFISRGYNLMLHSLMAARFSDAQCGFKAIRADVAQQILPYTVDNSWFFDTELLVLAERCGLRVHEVPVDWVDDPDSSVDVVRTALADIRGMARLTRDLVYGRIPVPELRAALARGPLPASSRADEQTRRGSLFGQLVRFAAIGAASTLAYLLIFLFCRGFMDPQLANFLALLVTAVANTGANRRFTFGIQGGNPVRHHFEGLIVFGIGLVLTSGALALVHWTTTPDRWAEVLTVLAANLAATAVRFLLFRLWVFRERTPRTHTGGTTIAAQQPVENTEAGTQAPSTETAAS encoded by the coding sequence ATGACGCTCACCGACTCCACTTCAGGAACCCTGCAGGACGCCGCGGTAGCGCCGCCGGGCCTTCCTTCCGGGGGACGTGCCGTACGGCGCGCCCCCGTTGACACGCGCACCGCCGTCCCCGTCCTTGATGTCACCATCCCCGTCTTCAACGAGGAGCGTGACCTTGAGGAATGCCTCCGCAGGCTCCACGGGCACCTGCTGGATACCTTCCCGCACACTTTCCGGATCACCGTGGCGGACAACGCCAGCACGGACGGAACCCTGAAGATCGCCGAACGGCTGGCCCGCGAGTTCCCGGAGGTCACGGTGGTCCACCTGGATGAGAAGGGCCGCGGGAATGCACTGCGGAAAGTGTGGCTGGCTTCCCCATCCCCGGTCCTGGCCTACATGGACGTGGACCTTTCCACCGACCTTGCAGCGCTGCCCCCCTTGCTGGCACCCCTGATTTCCGGGCACTCGGACCTGGCAATCGGCACCCGCCTGACCCGCAACTCCCGCGTTGTCCGCGGGCCAAAGCGGGAGTTCATCTCGCGCGGCTACAACCTGATGCTCCATTCACTGATGGCTGCCCGGTTCAGTGATGCCCAGTGCGGGTTCAAGGCCATCCGGGCCGACGTCGCCCAGCAGATCCTCCCCTACACGGTGGACAACTCGTGGTTCTTCGACACCGAGTTGCTGGTCCTGGCCGAACGTTGCGGCCTGCGCGTCCATGAAGTCCCCGTGGACTGGGTTGACGACCCGGATTCGAGCGTTGACGTGGTCCGCACGGCGCTGGCCGACATCCGTGGGATGGCACGGCTCACCCGCGACCTGGTCTACGGCCGGATCCCGGTCCCGGAACTGCGCGCAGCCCTGGCGCGGGGGCCGCTGCCCGCGTCGTCGCGGGCCGACGAACAGACCCGCCGCGGCAGCCTCTTCGGCCAGCTGGTCCGTTTCGCCGCCATCGGTGCCGCCTCAACGCTTGCCTACCTGCTGATCTTCCTGTTCTGCCGAGGCTTCATGGATCCGCAGCTGGCAAACTTCCTGGCGCTGCTGGTCACCGCCGTGGCCAACACCGGAGCCAACCGGCGCTTCACGTTCGGCATCCAGGGCGGCAACCCGGTCCGGCACCATTTCGAGGGGCTCATCGTGTTCGGCATCGGCCTGGTGCTCACCTCCGGGGCGCTTGCCCTGGTGCACTGGACGACGACGCCTGACCGGTGGGCGGAAGTCCTCACCGTCCTGGCGGCGAACCTTGCGGCCACGGCTGTGCGGTTCCTGCTGTTCCGGCTCTGGGTGTTCCGGGAACGGACGCCGCGGACGCACACGGGCGGCACCACCATTGCGGCACAACAGCCCGTCGAAAACACCGAAGCCGGCACCCAGGCCCCCTCCACAGAAACGGCAGCATCATGA
- a CDS encoding glycosyltransferase family 39 protein, whose product MTSTISPAGHSAGTPAPSPVPDLRRASGGTTPRWQRYAFGNQARWVRPSAAALLLATAVLYLWNLAATGYGNSFYAAAIQAGTKDWTAFLFGSLDAGNAITVDKPPAALWIPALVGRIFGFSSLSMLVPEALMGVAAVGFLYLAVKRVSGPAAGLLAGGALALTPVAALMFKFNNPDAMLTLCLVLAAYFTTRAIERAGWKWLVAAGAVIGLAFLTKMLQGFLVVPALALAYLWAAPAPVGRRVVHLLGALGGIVVVAGSYVALFQLTPASARPYMAGSTTNSFLELTFGYNGLARITGSGEGMPGGAAGGAAGGPGGGFGGGNGGFGGAAGLLRMFGTSFGGEVSWLLPAALVLLVAGLWFTRREVRTSPSRAALILWGGWLLVTAGVFSFMSGIVHPYYSVALAPAIAALIGIGAVELWRGRAYWAARIVLAVTVLGTSIWSAVLLGRDAEWLPWLRIAAIVLGVLAAAGILLRLDALGAGGRFRRAGTAAVVVVSLLAGGLGTTAWTLATAASAHSGSIPTSGPAGSSAGGFGNRAAGARGDRTDAGAGTDGAASGSNGFDPANGFDPTTGNGGPGGGPGGEGTTDAAVTALLSSTTTKWSAIVSGASQAASLELATNTNVIALGGWNGGDPYPTLAEFQDMVSKGEIGYYIQGGGMGGGGMGGRGGNSEVAAWVQANFQAQTVGNSTVYRLAE is encoded by the coding sequence ATGACCTCCACTATTTCTCCCGCCGGCCACTCTGCCGGCACGCCGGCCCCTTCCCCCGTCCCGGACCTCCGGCGGGCATCCGGCGGGACCACGCCCCGCTGGCAGCGCTACGCCTTCGGGAACCAGGCACGCTGGGTGCGGCCTTCCGCAGCCGCGCTACTGCTGGCCACTGCCGTCCTGTACCTGTGGAACCTCGCAGCAACCGGCTACGGAAACTCGTTTTACGCCGCAGCCATCCAGGCCGGCACCAAGGACTGGACCGCCTTCCTCTTCGGCTCGCTCGACGCCGGCAACGCCATCACCGTTGATAAACCACCTGCGGCGCTATGGATCCCGGCCCTCGTGGGCCGTATCTTCGGATTCTCGTCACTCAGCATGCTGGTGCCTGAAGCGCTCATGGGCGTGGCCGCCGTCGGCTTCCTCTACCTTGCGGTCAAGAGGGTTTCCGGGCCTGCGGCAGGCCTGCTGGCAGGTGGGGCCCTGGCGCTGACGCCCGTGGCTGCGCTCATGTTCAAGTTCAACAACCCGGACGCCATGCTCACCTTGTGCCTGGTGCTGGCGGCTTACTTCACCACCCGGGCCATCGAGCGTGCGGGCTGGAAATGGCTGGTGGCGGCGGGCGCCGTGATTGGCCTGGCGTTCCTCACCAAAATGCTGCAGGGATTCCTGGTGGTACCGGCGCTGGCGCTGGCTTACCTGTGGGCGGCACCGGCCCCGGTGGGACGCCGGGTGGTGCACCTGCTGGGCGCACTCGGCGGCATCGTTGTGGTGGCCGGCAGCTACGTTGCCTTGTTCCAGCTGACGCCCGCCTCTGCCCGGCCGTACATGGCCGGGTCCACTACAAACAGCTTCCTCGAACTGACTTTCGGCTACAACGGGCTGGCCCGCATCACCGGTTCGGGTGAGGGGATGCCCGGCGGCGCCGCAGGAGGCGCAGCCGGCGGCCCAGGGGGCGGCTTCGGCGGAGGGAACGGAGGATTCGGCGGTGCCGCCGGCCTGCTCCGGATGTTCGGGACCAGCTTTGGCGGCGAGGTGTCGTGGCTGTTGCCCGCGGCGCTGGTCCTGCTGGTGGCCGGCCTGTGGTTCACGCGGCGTGAAGTGCGCACTTCACCGAGCCGCGCAGCGCTCATCCTGTGGGGCGGTTGGCTCCTGGTCACCGCCGGAGTCTTCAGCTTCATGAGCGGTATTGTCCACCCCTACTACTCCGTGGCGCTCGCCCCGGCGATCGCCGCCCTGATTGGCATCGGCGCCGTGGAACTTTGGCGCGGCCGTGCCTACTGGGCGGCGCGGATTGTGCTGGCCGTGACGGTCCTGGGCACCTCCATCTGGTCCGCCGTACTCCTGGGCCGGGATGCCGAGTGGCTCCCCTGGCTGCGCATCGCCGCGATCGTCCTTGGCGTCCTGGCAGCTGCCGGGATCCTCCTGCGCCTCGACGCACTGGGGGCGGGCGGACGGTTCCGGCGTGCAGGTACGGCCGCCGTCGTCGTCGTGTCCCTGCTGGCCGGCGGACTCGGCACAACTGCCTGGACCCTGGCCACCGCCGCTTCCGCGCACTCGGGCTCCATTCCGACGTCGGGGCCCGCGGGTTCGTCGGCAGGCGGCTTTGGGAACCGGGCCGCTGGCGCCCGCGGCGACCGCACGGACGCAGGCGCCGGAACTGACGGGGCAGCCTCCGGCAGTAACGGGTTCGACCCGGCGAACGGCTTTGACCCCACGACTGGAAATGGTGGTCCGGGCGGTGGCCCCGGCGGTGAAGGGACCACCGACGCCGCCGTGACCGCGCTGCTCTCCTCCACCACCACCAAATGGTCCGCCATCGTCTCGGGCGCCAGCCAGGCAGCCAGTCTGGAACTGGCCACCAACACCAACGTCATCGCGCTGGGCGGCTGGAACGGCGGGGATCCGTACCCCACGCTCGCCGAGTTTCAGGACATGGTGTCCAAGGGCGAGATCGGGTACTACATCCAGGGTGGCGGCATGGGCGGAGGCGGCATGGGCGGCCGCGGCGGCAACTCCGAGGTGGCCGCCTGGGTGCAGGCGAACTTCCAGGCGCAGACCGTGGGCAACTCCACCGTCTACCGCCTGGCGGAGTAG
- a CDS encoding VOC family protein — MDWKLELVFVPVSDVDRAKDFYVNKVGFNADYDERPSDDLRFVQLTPPGSACSICIGEGLTDAPPGTGSNLQLVVSDITAAHDFLKTNGVDVSDVDVQDWGHFVYFADPDGNKWSVQCIPWRNAGAGAAPSSAP; from the coding sequence ATGGACTGGAAACTCGAACTTGTCTTTGTCCCTGTCTCCGACGTTGACCGCGCCAAGGACTTCTACGTCAACAAGGTGGGCTTCAACGCCGACTACGATGAGCGGCCCTCGGACGACCTCCGTTTCGTGCAGCTGACGCCGCCAGGTTCGGCCTGCTCCATCTGCATTGGCGAGGGGCTGACGGACGCACCTCCCGGCACCGGGTCAAACCTGCAACTGGTGGTCAGCGACATCACCGCGGCGCATGACTTCCTGAAAACCAACGGTGTGGACGTCAGTGACGTGGACGTCCAGGACTGGGGACACTTCGTGTACTTCGCCGATCCGGACGGCAACAAGTGGTCTGTCCAGTGCATACCGTGGCGGAACGCCGGGGCAGGCGCGGCGCCAAGCTCTGCACCTTAA
- a CDS encoding winged helix-turn-helix domain-containing protein has translation MSVASGYVHISVRNAAKAGQPSGLRPGFGPRPSLAPATSGSGFPAQGFAPQGYNPNSYGQLRAVHPAESAPITAPTPVVPGANQVRPVANDNVARGFVLYMGIDEETAAAAGTSIAKLAQEIRAYAQSLVSGAESYAAVAVAPAGTPGSALDVVRSTFGDPTVNSRQRTETPRPAQAQEPRPSGVLIDLARREVHLDGESLNLTFKEFELLNYLVENGTRTVGRDELLEGLWRNAEEVPNERTIDVHIRRLRSKLGRLANTVRTVRGQGYRFYEHPEVVVWAAPEYSI, from the coding sequence ATGTCAGTTGCATCCGGATACGTCCACATCTCTGTCCGTAACGCCGCCAAGGCAGGCCAGCCTTCCGGCCTCCGTCCCGGTTTCGGCCCGCGCCCCTCGCTTGCTCCCGCCACTTCCGGAAGCGGCTTCCCGGCCCAGGGCTTCGCCCCGCAGGGATACAACCCGAACTCCTACGGCCAGCTCCGTGCTGTGCACCCCGCCGAGTCCGCTCCCATCACGGCGCCCACTCCTGTGGTGCCCGGCGCTAACCAGGTCCGTCCGGTAGCCAATGACAACGTGGCCCGCGGGTTCGTCCTGTACATGGGCATCGACGAGGAAACCGCGGCAGCAGCCGGAACCTCCATCGCCAAGCTCGCCCAGGAAATCCGCGCCTACGCCCAGTCCCTGGTCTCCGGTGCCGAGAGCTACGCAGCCGTGGCGGTAGCCCCCGCAGGCACCCCCGGTTCCGCGCTCGACGTCGTCCGTTCCACCTTTGGCGACCCGACGGTCAACTCCCGCCAGCGCACCGAAACGCCCCGTCCCGCCCAGGCGCAGGAACCGCGTCCCTCCGGCGTGCTCATCGACCTCGCCCGCCGCGAAGTCCACCTTGACGGCGAATCCCTGAACCTGACGTTCAAGGAGTTTGAGCTGCTCAACTACCTCGTCGAAAACGGCACACGTACCGTGGGCCGCGACGAGCTCCTCGAGGGGCTGTGGCGCAACGCCGAAGAAGTGCCCAACGAGCGCACCATCGACGTCCACATCCGCCGCCTCCGCTCCAAGCTCGGCCGCCTCGCCAACACGGTCCGCACCGTCCGCGGCCAGGGCTACCGGTTCTACGAGCACCCTGAGGTTGTTGTCTGGGCCGCTCCGGAATACTCGATCTAA
- a CDS encoding ATP-binding protein: MSSSLQTSQRKRVSLSGVPRPAGRSWFNPSTWHLRTRLILLSMALLVAISGAIGVVSYASMDVVLTNQLDAQLMLASRGRPPEGNPSGRPDPLDARGQSVGTLNARVVNGQVSREAGFLSSDATRTALTSRDVATLQALPHNGVPVNRELSNGDYRLMATATPYGDVVITGLPLATKQSTEASLVLTMVLVSLGGLVLIGLAGTALIRRTMRPLEQLSDVATKVSKLPLDAGEVALAVRVPASAAHPTTEVGSVGHALNLMLDNVSSALEARQRSEMKVRQFVADASHELRTPLTAIRGYTELMRMTEQLTEDGRKSLGRVQSQSERMTALVEDLLLLARLDEGKATETTDVDLTQLVVETVSDEKVMAPDHTWQLTLPDEPVTVRGDTTQLHQVLANLLSNARKHTPAGTTVTTGVMRSADGSVVVTVTDDGPGIPAEFQGSIFSRFTRADAARSGSEGSSGLGLSIVESIVMAHGGTVELVSRPGRTEFAVRLPAAGSAAS, encoded by the coding sequence ATGTCATCAAGCCTGCAGACTAGCCAAAGGAAACGCGTGTCTCTTTCCGGAGTCCCCCGGCCCGCCGGCCGGTCCTGGTTCAACCCCTCCACCTGGCACCTCCGTACCCGGCTGATCCTGTTGTCCATGGCCCTCCTGGTGGCCATCTCCGGCGCCATCGGGGTGGTCAGCTACGCGTCGATGGACGTAGTCCTCACCAACCAGCTGGATGCGCAGCTGATGCTGGCCTCCCGCGGGCGTCCACCGGAAGGCAACCCTTCCGGCCGCCCCGACCCCCTGGACGCGCGCGGGCAAAGCGTAGGCACGCTCAACGCCCGGGTGGTGAACGGACAGGTCAGCCGGGAAGCGGGCTTCCTCTCCTCGGATGCCACCCGCACCGCGCTGACCTCCCGCGACGTCGCCACGCTGCAGGCCCTCCCCCACAACGGCGTCCCGGTCAACCGGGAGCTGTCCAATGGCGACTACCGCCTCATGGCTACCGCAACCCCTTACGGCGATGTGGTGATCACAGGCCTGCCGCTGGCCACGAAACAGAGCACCGAAGCGTCACTGGTCCTGACGATGGTGCTGGTTTCGCTGGGTGGCCTGGTCCTCATCGGGCTGGCCGGCACGGCGTTGATCCGCCGGACCATGCGGCCGCTGGAGCAGCTCTCCGACGTCGCCACCAAGGTCTCCAAGCTGCCGCTCGACGCCGGTGAGGTGGCCCTGGCGGTTCGCGTGCCGGCGTCCGCGGCGCACCCCACCACCGAGGTGGGCAGCGTGGGCCACGCCCTGAACCTGATGCTGGACAACGTCTCCAGCGCGCTGGAAGCCCGGCAGCGCAGCGAGATGAAGGTGCGCCAGTTTGTGGCCGACGCCTCCCACGAACTTCGAACCCCGCTGACCGCCATCCGCGGCTACACCGAACTGATGCGCATGACCGAGCAGCTGACCGAAGACGGCCGGAAGTCGCTGGGCCGGGTGCAGAGCCAGTCGGAGCGCATGACCGCGCTGGTCGAGGACCTGCTGCTGCTGGCCAGGCTGGATGAGGGCAAGGCCACCGAAACCACGGACGTGGACCTGACCCAGCTGGTGGTCGAGACCGTCAGCGACGAGAAGGTCATGGCTCCGGACCATACCTGGCAGCTGACGTTGCCGGACGAGCCGGTCACGGTCCGCGGGGACACCACCCAGCTGCACCAGGTGCTGGCGAATTTGCTCTCCAACGCCCGGAAGCACACGCCGGCCGGGACCACCGTGACCACCGGCGTGATGCGCTCGGCCGATGGCAGTGTGGTGGTCACCGTCACCGACGACGGGCCCGGCATCCCGGCCGAATTCCAGGGCAGCATCTTCTCGCGCTTCACCCGGGCGGACGCCGCCCGCTCCGGCTCCGAGGGTTCCTCCGGCCTGGGCCTGTCCATTGTCGAATCCATCGTCATGGCCCACGGCGGCACCGTGGAACTGGTTTCGCGGCCGGGGAGGACCGAGTTCGCCGTCCGTCTTCCGGCCGCCGGTTCCGCCGCATCCTGA
- a CDS encoding glycosyltransferase family 39 protein has protein sequence MASHYPTPPFSSTATGVERPSWARAAGPRAVRARAADDGGTTSAGDSGTKSVRPPRNPQALRRHLELAAVLAGTAVLYLWNLGASGWANAFYSAAAQAGSQDRTAWFFGSSDAANSITVDKPPASLWIMGLSVRIFGLNPWSILVPQALMGVGAAWLLHLAVRRAAVQATGDHTVAHRAGLLGAAVLALTPVATLMFRFNNPDALLVLLMTAAGYGILRAIQEDRLRWLLLAGVFLGFGFLAKQLQVLLVVPGFALAYMVAGPGRLGRRLLRLAAAGAAMVVSAGWWLAAVELTPASMRPYIGGSQDNSILELTLGYNGLGRLTGDETGSVGGGNGWGVPGLFRMFNSEFGGQIAWLLPSALILAAGLLWVGRRAPRTDPVRASVVAWGSWVLVTGLVFSYMAGIIHPYYAVALAPGIAALTGLGAVLLWQHRQQLAAAIPLAAAVAAAALTAFSLLGTTSAYGPWLRWLVLAAGLAASAGVGLNRFLGRRSLQRTTAVLAVAASLAGPLAYSVSTASAAHSGAIVSAGPTSGFGAGPGGTGPGGAPGGTGGNGNGFGTGGTGSTAQGTQGQGTQGQGFRQPGTQGGTGFAGGRSGGMGGLLGAPTPSAGLVTALRAGASSYTWAAAVVGSNNAAGYQLATELPVMAVGGFNGTDPSPTLAQFQELVSQGKIHFFIAGGTMRSTSGSDAATQIAEWVAANFQSQSIGGTTVYALAGQ, from the coding sequence ATGGCCAGCCACTACCCGACCCCGCCGTTCTCAAGCACCGCGACCGGCGTTGAGCGTCCCTCCTGGGCACGGGCAGCCGGACCCCGGGCCGTAAGGGCCCGGGCTGCCGACGACGGGGGAACAACGTCCGCCGGGGACAGCGGGACAAAGTCCGTCCGGCCTCCGCGGAATCCCCAGGCCCTCCGGCGGCATCTGGAACTGGCGGCAGTACTGGCCGGAACGGCCGTGTTGTACCTGTGGAACCTCGGCGCATCAGGCTGGGCGAACGCGTTCTATTCCGCCGCGGCCCAGGCGGGATCGCAGGACCGGACTGCCTGGTTCTTCGGTTCCTCGGACGCTGCCAACTCCATCACGGTGGACAAGCCGCCGGCCTCGTTGTGGATCATGGGACTGTCCGTCCGGATCTTCGGATTGAACCCGTGGAGCATCCTGGTCCCGCAAGCGCTGATGGGGGTCGGGGCCGCCTGGCTGCTCCACCTTGCGGTGCGCCGAGCCGCGGTGCAGGCCACGGGTGACCACACCGTCGCCCACCGGGCCGGGTTGCTGGGCGCTGCCGTCCTCGCCCTCACGCCGGTTGCCACGCTGATGTTCAGGTTCAACAACCCTGACGCCCTGCTGGTGCTGCTCATGACTGCCGCCGGGTACGGGATCCTCCGTGCAATCCAGGAGGACCGGCTGCGCTGGCTCCTGCTGGCCGGCGTGTTCCTGGGCTTCGGCTTCCTGGCCAAGCAACTTCAGGTCCTGCTGGTGGTTCCCGGGTTCGCCCTGGCCTACATGGTTGCGGGGCCGGGCAGGCTGGGCCGGCGCCTCCTGCGGCTGGCCGCGGCAGGGGCGGCGATGGTTGTTTCCGCGGGCTGGTGGCTCGCGGCCGTCGAGCTGACGCCTGCCAGCATGCGGCCCTACATTGGCGGGTCGCAGGACAACTCCATCCTGGAACTCACCCTTGGCTACAACGGATTGGGGCGGCTGACGGGCGACGAAACGGGCAGCGTGGGCGGGGGCAACGGCTGGGGCGTCCCCGGCCTGTTCCGGATGTTCAACAGCGAGTTCGGTGGCCAAATAGCGTGGCTGCTGCCCTCCGCCCTGATCCTCGCGGCGGGCCTGCTGTGGGTGGGCCGACGGGCGCCGCGGACGGATCCGGTGCGTGCGTCGGTGGTGGCCTGGGGCTCGTGGGTCCTGGTGACGGGCCTGGTGTTCAGCTACATGGCCGGCATCATCCACCCCTACTACGCGGTGGCGCTGGCGCCCGGCATTGCGGCACTTACCGGCCTGGGCGCTGTTCTCCTGTGGCAGCACAGGCAGCAGCTGGCCGCTGCAATCCCGCTCGCGGCGGCGGTGGCAGCGGCAGCCCTGACGGCGTTCTCCCTGCTGGGCACCACCTCTGCCTACGGTCCGTGGCTGCGCTGGCTGGTGCTGGCGGCAGGGCTGGCCGCTTCCGCCGGAGTGGGCCTCAACCGGTTCCTGGGCCGCCGCTCCCTCCAGCGGACGACGGCGGTGCTGGCCGTTGCTGCGTCGCTCGCCGGGCCGCTTGCCTACTCCGTCTCCACGGCATCGGCGGCGCACAGCGGGGCAATCGTCAGCGCAGGCCCCACGTCAGGGTTCGGTGCGGGCCCGGGCGGTACGGGCCCGGGCGGAGCGCCCGGCGGCACCGGGGGCAACGGGAACGGATTTGGCACCGGTGGCACAGGCAGCACAGCCCAAGGCACGCAGGGACAGGGCACGCAGGGACAGGGCTTCCGGCAGCCAGGTACCCAAGGCGGCACAGGGTTTGCCGGGGGCCGCAGCGGAGGGATGGGCGGCCTCTTGGGTGCCCCGACGCCGTCGGCCGGGCTGGTCACCGCGCTCCGGGCGGGGGCCTCAAGCTACACCTGGGCTGCGGCCGTGGTGGGTTCGAACAACGCCGCCGGTTACCAGCTGGCAACCGAACTTCCAGTCATGGCGGTGGGCGGCTTCAACGGCACCGATCCCTCCCCCACGCTGGCGCAGTTCCAGGAGCTGGTGTCCCAGGGAAAGATCCATTTCTTCATCGCGGGCGGGACCATGCGTTCCACCAGCGGCTCGGATGCAGCAACGCAGATCGCTGAGTGGGTGGCCGCCAATTTCCAGTCGCAGAGCATCGGTGGCACCACGGTGTACGCCCTGGCAGGCCAGTAG
- a CDS encoding phosphatase PAP2 family protein, whose product MDTLRDRLGLWFKPYAALVLTILVGGAIIVSLALLGAEVYDNVVDSAGLANLDKPALALSESLRSPGLDAFVTGFTNIGGGIGMPILASILTAWLTFLSRNWRPLILVGGAAAVSIMATTFGKKLVGRTRPDHADAVPPYEDSPSFPSGHTLNTTVVISLVVYLICLQFQATVVRVSAITGGTLFIIAMGLSRVFLGHHWLTDVMAGWLLGLTWVGVVILAHRLFHLVRRREHAGAAPSFDRPIVRDVVAEEAHHGGDGGSGHAHGGHNKDTAG is encoded by the coding sequence GATCATCGTATCCCTGGCCTTGCTTGGCGCCGAGGTGTACGACAATGTGGTGGATTCCGCGGGCCTGGCCAACCTGGACAAGCCGGCCCTGGCCCTGTCGGAGAGCTTGCGCAGCCCCGGCCTCGATGCGTTCGTTACCGGCTTCACCAATATCGGCGGCGGAATCGGAATGCCCATCCTCGCCAGCATCCTCACCGCCTGGCTGACCTTCCTCAGCCGGAACTGGCGGCCCCTCATCCTGGTTGGCGGCGCAGCGGCCGTCTCCATCATGGCCACGACGTTCGGCAAGAAACTGGTGGGCCGCACCCGCCCGGACCACGCGGACGCGGTGCCCCCATACGAGGATTCACCGTCATTCCCCAGTGGCCACACCCTGAATACCACCGTGGTGATCAGCCTGGTGGTGTACCTGATCTGCCTCCAGTTCCAGGCCACGGTGGTTCGCGTCTCGGCCATCACGGGCGGCACGCTGTTCATCATCGCCATGGGGCTGAGCCGCGTCTTCCTTGGCCACCACTGGCTGACCGATGTCATGGCCGGGTGGCTGCTCGGCCTGACGTGGGTGGGCGTGGTCATTCTGGCGCACAGGTTGTTCCACCTGGTCCGCAGGCGGGAGCACGCCGGTGCGGCGCCGTCGTTCGACCGTCCAATCGTCCGCGACGTGGTGGCCGAGGAAGCGCACCATGGGGGCGACGGCGGCAGTGGGCACGCCCACGGAGGCCACAACAAGGACACCGCCGGATGA
- the upp gene encoding uracil phosphoribosyltransferase, with amino-acid sequence MRTLVVDHPLVAHKLTVLRDKNTPSPVFRQLTEELVTLLAYEATREVRTEPVTIETPISTTIGTAFTKPTPLVVPILRAGLGMLEGMTKLVPTAEVGFLGMARDEETLDIITYAERLPEDLTGRQVFVLDPMLATGGTLREAIKFLFKRGASDVTCICLLAAPEGLAKLEEELGDANVHIVLASIDEKLNEKSYIVPGLGDAGDRLYGIAG; translated from the coding sequence ATGCGTACTCTCGTTGTTGACCACCCCCTGGTCGCCCACAAGCTCACCGTCCTGCGGGACAAGAACACGCCGTCGCCTGTCTTCCGGCAGCTGACGGAAGAGCTGGTGACGCTGCTGGCCTACGAAGCCACGCGGGAGGTCCGCACCGAGCCCGTCACCATCGAAACGCCTATCAGCACCACCATCGGTACGGCGTTCACCAAGCCCACACCGCTGGTGGTCCCCATCCTCCGGGCGGGCCTGGGCATGCTGGAGGGCATGACCAAACTGGTCCCCACCGCCGAGGTGGGCTTCCTGGGCATGGCCCGGGACGAGGAAACGCTGGACATCATCACCTACGCCGAGCGCCTCCCCGAGGACCTGACCGGCCGCCAGGTGTTCGTCCTGGACCCCATGCTGGCCACCGGCGGCACCCTGCGCGAGGCCATCAAGTTCCTGTTCAAGCGGGGCGCTTCGGACGTCACCTGCATCTGCCTGCTGGCGGCTCCGGAGGGCCTGGCCAAGCTGGAGGAGGAACTGGGCGACGCAAACGTGCACATCGTCCTGGCCTCCATCGATGAGAAGCTCAACGAGAAGTCCTACATCGTTCCCGGGCTGGGCGATGCCGGCGACCGCCTCTACGGCATCGCCGGGTAG